Part of the Vicinamibacterales bacterium genome, GTCTTTGTAGCCGCCGGGGTTCGCGGCCAACCGCAGCGACAGTAAATGGTCGCTCTTGAAGCCGCGGTCAACGGTTTGCAGTCCGTAAAATGACCGAACGACGAGACCGCACGTGAACACGAGAGTGACCGTGATGGCCACTTGCGACACAAGCATCGCCTGGGCCCAGCGGCTGGTCGCGCGAGACACCGTTCGATCGGTGCGCAGTTGCGGCGAATGCCGAGCCACCAGCCAGATCGGCAATGCCGAAATCATCAGCGCCATCACGATCGAGCCGACGGCAGCGGCCACAAACACCACTCCCTCCGGCGTCGTCGTCATCGTCCAGGCCATGTTGCCGGCGGGAAACAGTCCGCTGAATGCCGCGGACGCCAGGATGGCAAGCGGCACGCCGAGCGCAGTGCCGCTCACGGCTAGAATCACGCTTTCCGCCGCCAGCGGGTACACAATCCGCATGGTCGTCGCGCCGATGGCGCGCATCGCGGTCGTTTCCTGCAGGCGACTCGTGAATCGCGAGACCATCAGACCGCCTACATTCACGCAGACGAGCGCCAGGAGAACGATGGTAAGCACGGTGAGTCGGCGCACCGGCTCCGCGTAGAGTCGGCGCAGGGTCGAGAAGCCGCCGGGAATCAATTGCGCGTCGGCGCTCCACTCCCCGAGTGTCTGCGCGCGTGTGGGACTTGCCGGCAGCACGGCGTCAAGCAGCGATGGCCACACCGCGCGGACTTGTGTCCGCAGTTGTTCCACCGTGGCACCCGGCCGCATCCGGCCAAGGTACATAAAGCCGCCGGACGATGGACGATGAGCGTTGAAGGGAATGATGAAGTCGCTGGAAAGGTCCCGTGAGAAGCCCTGGTATTGTGCTGGCATCACGCCGATCACGGTCGCGTTCACGTCCTGCATGCGGACGGTGCGGCCCAGCACGTCTGGTGCCCGGTCAAACATCCTCTTCCAATAGCGATCACTGATGATGATCAACGGCTGGCCCGATCCGGTCAGCGGCATTTCCTCGTTCGTGAACCAGCGACCCATCGCGGGCGAGACGCCGACCACCTTCAGGCAATCACCGCTCAGCAACTCGCCATACGCTTCCATTACACGGCCGCCCGATTCGGTCGCGTCGATTGTGCTGTTGTAGGCGCACCAGCCATCGGCCACCAGCGTCGCGCCACGCAAGTGGTCGAGGGCCGGCAATGGCGTGTTGCGTGGCGTACTGCGTTGATCAACCGATGAAACGGCGACCAGTGTTCCAGGCTCGGAAAGGCTCAGAGGCTTCAGGGCCAGCGCGTAGAGTACGCTGCCCATCGCCGTAGCGGCGGCGACGCCAACGCTGAGGATCAAGACGACTGAAAGGGAGAAGCCAGGGGTGCGAAGCACCCGGCGCATGCCAAGCCGAAGATCTTGAAGCATGCGGGAGTATATCGCCGGCCTGCACCGTGGACCGTCTCCAACACGTTTCCAAAACTGCGGTTGAGTCGCGCGGATTGCAGTGTACGCCAGAGAACTCGCAGAATGCTGTAAGCGGTTGGGACTCAACCCCTTAGAGCCAGAAGTCACGCGCCATCACCAACTTAGAAATGGACGCTCGTAGAGTTCCCGGACCTGCCCATTCCCGACCAATTCCCCCTCGACCGCCTACACGATGGCCAGGTCGCTCAGCGGCGGTTCATGATGGTTCTGATGGGGCTCTTCGGCCTTCTTGCAGTAGTGATCGCTGGGGCAGGCATCTTCGGCGTGGTGGCCTATTCCGTCGCTGAACGAACCAAGGAGATCGGCGGCCGAGTGGCCATCGGCGCCTCGCCCGGCGCGGTCCTGAGGATGGTCCTGAGGGGCGCACTGCAGTACCTCACAATTGGGGTATTGCTCGGTTTGCCTGCCGCGCTGCTGCTGACGCAAGCATTGGGCGCATATCTGTTCGAAGTCCAACCGCACGACCCGTCTGTTTACTTAACGGCCATCGGTGCATTCTTGCTGACGGCCCTGACGGCGGCTTACGTCCCCGCCAGACGCGCGACGCAGATCGACCCTGTAACAGCGCTACGCGCTGAATGACGTAGCCAGATAACAACTTTTGACGTTTGCGCTGTACTGCCAAGAGCTTCGCCTGGGTTCGGCAGTACTTCGGCCAGCGCTTCAAGCCGTTTGCGCTAGCCTTACAGCGGGCTTCTGAGGTGGAGTTGCCGTGAATTACAATATGATATATCGTAATTCATAGTATGGCGCGAAAGCCGCGAACCGGCCCAGCCTCCGACCCCGAACTCCTGATCCTCTCGAGCCTCGCCGAGGGGCCCAAACATGGTTACGCCATAATGGGCGATATCGAAGTCTTCGCGGGCGTCACGGTCGGCCCCGGCACGCTTTACACGGCGATTACGCGCCTAGTCGAGAAAGGACTTATCGCGCCGACATCGAGCGCCGGGCGGCAGCGCCCGTACCGGCTGACTGCCAAGGGAGCAGTCAGCCTGGCTGAACAACTCAACGACATGCGTCGCGTAGCGGCA contains:
- a CDS encoding FtsX-like permease family protein, translated to MMVLMGLFGLLAVVIAGAGIFGVVAYSVAERTKEIGGRVAIGASPGAVLRMVLRGALQYLTIGVLLGLPAALLLTQALGAYLFEVQPHDPSVYLTAIGAFLLTALTAAYVPARRATQIDPVTALRAE
- a CDS encoding ABC transporter permease, translating into MLQDLRLGMRRVLRTPGFSLSVVLILSVGVAAATAMGSVLYALALKPLSLSEPGTLVAVSSVDQRSTPRNTPLPALDHLRGATLVADGWCAYNSTIDATESGGRVMEAYGELLSGDCLKVVGVSPAMGRWFTNEEMPLTGSGQPLIIISDRYWKRMFDRAPDVLGRTVRMQDVNATVIGVMPAQYQGFSRDLSSDFIIPFNAHRPSSGGFMYLGRMRPGATVEQLRTQVRAVWPSLLDAVLPASPTRAQTLGEWSADAQLIPGGFSTLRRLYAEPVRRLTVLTIVLLALVCVNVGGLMVSRFTSRLQETTAMRAIGATTMRIVYPLAAESVILAVSGTALGVPLAILASAAFSGLFPAGNMAWTMTTTPEGVVFVAAAVGSIVMALMISALPIWLVARHSPQLRTDRTVSRATSRWAQAMLVSQVAITVTLVFTCGLVVRSFYGLQTVDRGFKSDHLLSLRLAANPGGYKDLDAAAYYNSLVQRLASLPGVQSVGLGRYFGTINAQLPEQPIGFVGSSENPASAAMDFVSPGFFATLGVPLLRGRDLLWTDLPPTERVALVSENVARMLAPDGDVVGRVIRYGNTPAYARLQIVGVVGNISIGNLRKTEEHMIYTSSIQAGETTFASVHLRTDGPPMQLAAAASAAVMAMGREHPLGVYPDMLFGNSVVAERMGTAVSSIVALLALTISCIGVFALLSHSVERRTRELGIRMAIGATPGAISRLVMSDALLLVVCGLVVGIPGALGATSLVRSLLYGVTSTDAVTLTISVVVLLATAVMAALQPTIRAVRVDPATALRAE